One segment of Fibrobacter sp. UBA4297 DNA contains the following:
- a CDS encoding 3'-5' exonuclease, whose translation MLKFAVVDLETTGGHGEDNRIMEIGIALMDGSEIVETYHALVDPGKPITPFVRELTGITDEMVCGQPQFGVIAEHVAALLQDRIFVAHNVQFDCKYMTAELKRCCIKFNPARLCTVKLSRRVFPGQPSYSLHKLTESLGLPDFNHHRALDDTLAAAAILQSALEKVGEAGVMKNVVNISVAKKQAFSK comes from the coding sequence TTGCTAAAATTTGCGGTAGTCGATCTCGAAACGACCGGCGGACATGGTGAAGATAATCGTATAATGGAAATCGGAATCGCCCTGATGGACGGTTCCGAAATTGTTGAAACGTACCACGCGCTTGTGGACCCAGGAAAGCCGATTACGCCGTTTGTGCGAGAGCTCACAGGCATCACTGACGAGATGGTATGTGGACAACCGCAATTTGGCGTGATTGCCGAACATGTGGCGGCTTTATTGCAAGACCGCATTTTTGTAGCGCACAACGTGCAGTTTGACTGCAAGTATATGACGGCGGAGCTGAAACGCTGTTGCATCAAGTTCAACCCGGCAAGACTTTGTACGGTAAAGCTTTCGCGACGTGTGTTCCCGGGGCAGCCGAGCTACAGTTTGCACAAGCTTACGGAATCGCTTGGACTCCCGGACTTTAACCATCACCGCGCTTTGGACGATACGCTTGCGGCGGCTGCCATTTTGCAGTCAGCGCTGGAGAAGGTCGGCGAGGCAGGCGTGATGAAAAACGTCGTGAATATCTCCGTCGCCAAGAAGCAGGCTTTTAGTAAGTAG
- a CDS encoding glycoside hydrolase family 3 N-terminal domain-containing protein, translating to MSMRQKAGQMIMVFLTTTQFVIENEIGGLLIAGKHLRESKETIRKIDEINSSLKIPVFTASDQEGGIVNRLASFSDNWRHTPSALEMRRMDTTQIHKLAKKIGRALKDLKINMNLAPVLDPSKDHRGTNSFMEESRRSWGNDTSNAYKVRAFVNGMHDNGIICVSKHFPGYDSWTNSDLQIAISASPKETIQKNVLFFKTLAQDIPVTMMSSVQFIRISNRPAVFDKNIVKMVRQYAPDMVMLTDDLWGTSLRTWASGKTQIAPRKTYPDKDFKRLITAIIDAGNDIMMISYTSKAKDMINIMMELCDKSSKYKKRIEESAARVLKLKYKAGILKL from the coding sequence ATGTCCATGCGCCAAAAGGCAGGCCAAATGATCATGGTGTTCCTCACGACCACGCAATTTGTAATTGAAAACGAAATCGGAGGTCTACTCATCGCCGGGAAGCATCTCCGCGAATCAAAAGAAACCATACGCAAAATCGACGAAATCAATTCGAGCCTAAAAATTCCAGTATTCACCGCCAGCGACCAAGAAGGCGGCATCGTCAACCGTTTGGCATCATTTTCCGACAATTGGCGACACACCCCCAGCGCCCTTGAAATGCGCCGCATGGACACCACGCAAATCCACAAGCTCGCCAAGAAAATCGGGCGCGCGCTCAAAGACCTAAAAATAAACATGAACCTGGCGCCAGTGCTTGACCCATCCAAGGACCACCGCGGCACCAATTCGTTCATGGAAGAAAGCCGCCGCTCGTGGGGTAACGACACATCAAATGCTTACAAAGTAAGAGCATTCGTCAACGGCATGCACGACAACGGCATCATCTGCGTTTCAAAGCACTTTCCCGGTTACGATTCCTGGACCAACAGCGACTTGCAAATAGCTATTAGCGCATCGCCCAAAGAAACCATTCAAAAAAACGTGCTTTTTTTCAAGACACTCGCCCAGGACATTCCCGTCACCATGATGTCCAGCGTGCAATTTATACGAATTTCCAACCGCCCCGCCGTTTTCGACAAGAACATCGTCAAGATGGTCCGACAATACGCCCCCGACATGGTCATGCTTACCGACGACCTTTGGGGCACCTCGTTACGCACCTGGGCCAGTGGCAAAACGCAAATCGCTCCTCGCAAGACCTACCCGGACAAAGACTTCAAGCGCCTCATCACAGCCATCATCGACGCAGGTAATGACATCATGATGATTTCGTACACATCTAAAGCCAAGGACATGATTAACATCATGATGGAGCTTTGCGACAAAAGCTCAAAATACAAGAAGCGCATCGAAGAATCCGCTGCCCGCGTTTTGAAGCTCAAATACAAAGCCGGGATTTTGAAGTTATAG